The genomic segment ATGGGCAAATCATTATAAATAATGACTAAAATTGTATTAGATAATTTATGAATAGAAAATTAATGGAGAAGCTTAACCAATTATTAtcgaatcaaaatttatataaatattaaaacctTTTAAACATAATTAACAAAACATATGGATGGGACATGAATTCTAAAAGATAaactttattcaattttaataagttttattttagatatttttagaCATAGCTGTTAATAATCATTTTTTTGTCACCAACTTTGTAGAGAGAAAAActtatatttttgcatgaaaaatcattttatttttaaatttcttttgtttattttcttttttagaattaattttagttttttagagAAAAACCTAGGATTTCACAAAGAATTATGaaggaaaaattattttatctttttaatttccttCATTCTCaactttttttagaattaaattgaaaattttccaatAAAGGAAAAACCTAAGGTTTTATAAGAAAAACTCTGTTTTTATAATAAGaaaaagttattttatatttttaaattccttTTTTAGAATtgattttagtttctttttcgataaaaatatgaaaacttgaaatttttacaaggAATTGAATTATAGGGaaaaaaattggttgaatttttacagggaattgagtaaaaatgaaaactttggTGACCAAAATAGTGTAAAATAACAATGACTAATCCCAGATTAACGGCAAATGGCTAAAATGAAAACGGTTGTTAATAATAGTGCCAAAatgcaattttttcatttttggtaaCTCAGCCGGAAGTTAAAAAAGCAGCAGAACCATGATCTCCGAAAATAACAAGCAACCATGAACGGGTTACCTATAAAAACAAGGAGCTTGATTTGAGGTTGTCGACATAATTTTATGTTTCTTTGGAACAAAATTTCCGtcaaaattattgaaaaagaaaaagtctTGACTAACCCACTATGTGTTATTATAACTTATTCATTGGAAGTAGAGCTCTATCGCGCACATCCAGTCGCAACAAACTTTATCATCAAACCAACTCCTAATAAGGTTCAACAGGAGCACGGAAACTAGCTCCGGCATAGATGGCATCCGAACCGAGCTCCTCCTCGATACGCAAAAGCtgcaaattataaaataacaacGACATAATCAGACGATGCTTGGTACATGAAAAAGAACTAATAACGTTGAATTTGTTTTATCAttcaagagaaggaaaaaaaatcatatgattgTTTAAAGGTAAAGATGTTAACCTGATTGTACTTAGCTAGACGCTCAGACCGGCATGGAGCTCCGGTCTTAATTTGAccctgatttttttaaaaagaacaaTTCTATGTTAAGAACAAGAACTGAGATTGCAACGTCTAAATTCACAACAACAAAGATTTAAGCAATAAAAGTACGATTAGATATCAGAGTCATTACCGTGGCCAAACCGACCGAAAGATCCGCAATAAATGTATCCTCAGTTTCACCACTGCAATCGAATAGTTTATACATTCCATGAGAAACAGTACTTCTGATTTTGTAATCGGATTAACAAATTTAGCATTTAAAGGTTTGTCACTGAAACCTGCGGTGGCTGGCCATCACACCCCATCCAGCTTTCTTGGACATTTTGACAGCTTCGATACTTTCGGTAACAGATCCAATTTGATTAACCTATTTACCGGTCATACAAGAAAGAATCTAGATTAATTTCAAAGGCTTGACGATAAAACATAAATGATCTTCTAGAGGAAAACAACCCAATGGTACCTTGAGAAGAAGAGCATTGCAAGTTTTTTCTTTGATAGCCTTCTCAACCCTCTGCAGAGATTAAAAATGAACGAGTGACATCATGATCCTTCGAAAAGAATACTTGGGGATGCATACATGACTTCCCATAAAAAGGCACCAGCAGATAAATGAAATTCTACCTTTGGATTGGTGACCAAGAGATCATCTCCGACAATCTGAACTTTTGTTCCGATTTCATTGGTTAGTTTGGAGTAATGCTCCCAATCATCTTGGTCAAAGGGATCCTCAATTGACTCGATAGGATACTCAGAAACAAATGACTTGTATAAGTCTTTGAGAGCATCTCCTGATATCTTTTGAGAACCATCATTTTTCTGCACATGCCGAACAATAGAATATAGACGCAACATATACACAGCAACTTGAATATATATCTAAAAATGATATGGTAATCATATGTAAACAGAATCTCATAGAGCTGCAATGACTGAGAATATCTTGTATTACAAATCACCTCTTCCTTGAAGTTCAGATCATAGGTTTTATCTGCTGATCCATAAAATTCGGACGCAGCAACATCCATTCCAATAACAACCTAGAATggtgaaaaaatatttaatcagTCATCTCCTAACATCAAACAACAGAGAATTCATAAGGGTTACCAAGAAGGGGCACTAACTTTGCCAGTGTAACCAGCTTTTGCAATGGCAGTCTTTAACAATTCAAGCCCTTCCTTGTTCTCCTGAACTTGAACAAAAAAATGACGtcaattaacttaaaattaaacTAACAAGTGAAAGATGGGCAAAAACCATGATATTTTGACCTGAATGTTAGGAGCAAAACCGCCTTCATCACCAACATTGGTTGCATCTTGACCATACTTCTTCTTGATCACAGACTTCAAGTTGTGGTAGACTTCCACACCCATTTTCATGGCCTCCTTAAAAGATGATGCTCCTGTAGGGAGAATCATGAACTCCTGCAAGCACATAAGTATGAAAACATTAGTATCAGCAAATAACTTAAAGATCAAAAGAAATCATGAGACCTGCACATACCTGCATAGCAAGTTTGTTTCCTGCATGCGAACCaccattgatgacattgaaaGCAGGGACTGGAAGAACCAACTTTTTGTTACCAGCAAGGTTAGCAATGTGCTGCATCCAAAAGGTAGGTTTATTAGATCCAGATGACCTGAAAATAGAAAGAATTTCATACAAGTTCCAAGAAATTTCCGAACAAAATTGTGAAAATCATTCTATAATGAGTTTTAACATGATGGAATCCGTTACATTCAAATACATAGATAAGTCTATAGAATAGAAGAAAACGAGAATGGAAGTCTAATAAGCCAGAATGTACCTTATAAAGGGGAATATTCAGAACTTCAGCTCCAGCTTTGCAAACTGCAAGGGACACAGCAAGAATGGCATTTGCTCCAAGCTGAAAGAAATTTAACAAATGAATAAATACAACACCATCAAATTAAGATGTTAATGAGactcaaaaacaaaaattattgaaagagataaaaaaataggcaatcAGCTTAAGCTACCTTTTGTTTGCACCAACCCCACTCGTTTTGAGTTCCGTCTAATTGTTGAACCATGAAATTGTCAATAGCAGTCTGCTGAGTTGGATCCTGCGGTAATCAATTGAAGACACACAGTTCAGGAAAAAGCAATCCGCTGCTTTTTTGCCTAGGTTCACCACAATTAACTAATGTCTAGTCCCCTGTTTAGTTGCCAATGCATGTTTCTGCTTAATATACTTTTGATGATATATGCTTAACATTAGCTCATTCTTTATTGTACGGTAACAAATTTTATGGAATCAAAAGCAAATAATCGCAAAAATAACGACCAGAAGGAGTTATGAAGGTAAAATGTACATTAGAACAATGACAATATCATTATTCAGCAGTCGATGAAACATTAAAACTATCAAATAAAAGCGAAAACAAGTCAAGGGACAAACCTTTCCAATCAATGCAGGCCCGATAATCGTGTTAACATTAGCAACAGCCTGTATTTAATACAAGAACAGATTGTAAATAAGATAAATTCTCGAAAAAAATCCAgtaaaaataaaagctaaaatgCAAGAATAACTGACCTTTGATACACCTTTACCAAGGTAATCGGAACCTCCATCTCTCAGTTCAAGAGCCTCGTAAATtcctaaaacaaaacaaaataaataagtaaataaataaaattttacaatttttttttaaactaattaCTTGGATGATGGCTGAATAAATTAATGTACCAGTGGATGCACCGCTTGGAACTGCGGCTCTAGCCTTTTTACCGTTGGATGTTTCCACATCAACCTATCGAATTTAATAAAGTATTCCGTTAGATTCGATTTTAAAATCCTTCATAAATTTGAATGTTAAAAAATATCTGTATAACTACCGGGATAGCATTTATTTTATGCAAACAGCGGAAAATGATTAGAATATTCAACTGCTCGACCGATTCGACTCGTCGAGTCGTACTATCCAAAAGCAAACAAATCGGGAAATAAGTGACGAACATAGTATATACAATATACAGATCGGTGACATTAACATATAGAGTAGAAAGTGAACGAAAATGAAGAGAGAATATAAGATGAGGAAACGAACCTCGACCGTTGGATTTCCACGGCTGTCGAAAATCTGCCTAGCTTTAATGGAAACGATGGTAGCAGCCATCAGATTAGAGCTTTTATGAGATCTAAAGAGAAAGGGAGACTGAGAGAACAATAATGgaagatttttaaaattaatcaatcCCAATAGTCTTTTTAGCGAACAATCGTAGTGTGGTGTTTATTAGGAGAATGTTAGGATAACGATAGCCGTTGATTTCGACAAAGGGAGTTGTAACCGTTGGATTTTTGAGTTTAATTAGGtttggaagaaacaaaaacatgcGCTTTATGTCACGTGATGAGCTCGGGTTTTTAACTGTCGTCGTTTGGTGGATGTATGGCATTATGGTTTTCACCGAATTGTCAAAAAGGCGGCATTGGTTAGCTGAAAATTCAGTGCTTTGATTTCTG from the Gossypium hirsutum isolate 1008001.06 chromosome D09, Gossypium_hirsutum_v2.1, whole genome shotgun sequence genome contains:
- the LOC107908720 gene encoding enolase, encoding MAATIVSIKARQIFDSRGNPTVEVDVETSNGKKARAAVPSGASTGIYEALELRDGGSDYLGKGVSKAVANVNTIIGPALIGKDPTQQTAIDNFMVQQLDGTQNEWGWCKQKLGANAILAVSLAVCKAGAEVLNIPLYKHIANLAGNKKLVLPVPAFNVINGGSHAGNKLAMQEFMILPTGASSFKEAMKMGVEVYHNLKSVIKKKYGQDATNVGDEGGFAPNIQENKEGLELLKTAIAKAGYTGKVVIGMDVAASEFYGSADKTYDLNFKEEKNDGSQKISGDALKDLYKSFVSEYPIESIEDPFDQDDWEHYSKLTNEIGTKVQIVGDDLLVTNPKRVEKAIKEKTCNALLLKVNQIGSVTESIEAVKMSKKAGWGVMASHRSGETEDTFIADLSVGLATGQIKTGAPCRSERLAKYNQLLRIEEELGSDAIYAGASFRAPVEPY